The Chloroflexota bacterium genomic interval CCAGCTGGCCGTGGAGGCCGAGGGCATGGATGCCTGCACGGGCCATCTTTTGCGCCAGGTCTGTCTTGAAGAGCTTGACGATGGACGATTCGCGGCCAGGCGATCGGCCCACGGTGAGTGCCCAGGCGACGCGATAGGTGAAGAGCCGCACGATCTGCATCTCGACGGCGAGCTGGGCGAGGGAGTGCCGCACCAGGGGGTCGCTGAGGCGGTCGCGGCCCTTGGCGCGCTCCTGCTTCAGCGCGGCGAGCAGCTGCTCGAAGTAGCGGCGCAGGTCGCCGGAGACGAACATGCGCTCGAACTCCAGCGCCTTTGCCATGTAGTAGAAGCCCTGCCCCGGCTCGCCGACGACGTTGCCCCTGGGGACGCGCACGCGGTCATAGGAGACAGCGTTGGTGCGGTCGCCCGCCATGGTCCAGATGGGCCTGATCTCGATGCCCGGGCTTTTCAGGTCCACCATCATGAGCGAGATGCCTTTGTGCTTGGGCGCGCTCTGGTCCGTGCGCACGGCCAGCCAGTGGTATTCGGCGTAGTGGCAGGCCGTGTTGAAGAACTTGGTGCCGGTGACTACGTAGGCATCGCCGTCCAAGTCGGCCCGCATCTGTAGGTTGGCGAGGTCGCTCCCTGCGTTCGGTTCCGTGTAGCCCAGGGCGAAGTCTATCTCGCCCCGGGCGATGGGCGGCAGGAAGCGGTCGCACTGTTCGCGGGTGCCGAACATGGTGAGGGTGGGCGCCACGATGCGCCCGCCGGTGTTGGAGTTGGCGGCACCCGGCGCGCCGCGATAGGCCAGCTCATCCGTGAGCAGGAAGCGTTCCATGGCCGTCCGCCCGCCGCCGTGATAGTCCTTGGGCCAGTGGAGGGAGAGCCAGCCGCGCTGGGCCATCTTGAGGAGGACGGCCTTGGCGTTGGGCCCCATACGCTCTTCGCTCGCCACTTCTTCCACTGCCTCAGGCGTCAGCTCCGCGTCCAGGAAGCGGCGCACGTCGCCCACAAAGGCCTCTTGGTCAGACGTGAGTCGGAAGTCCATAGCGGAGGGAGTATAGGAGGGATAGGGAGCAGGGAGCAAGGATCAAAGGTCAACGGCGCATCCCGTTACGCATTGATTGACTTGGGGAAAGAGCCTCGCTATCGTTGGGCGTGCCGCACGTCATCTGCCGCAGGAGCGCGCGCATGTCTCTGGAAGAGATCGTCGTTGAAAAGGGCGAGGGCGTCGCCACCATCACCCTCAACCGTCCCGATCGCCTCAACTCCGTGACGCAAAAGATGATCAACGAGGACCTGCCGCGCATCTGGAGCGACCTGGAGCACGATAAGAAGGTGCGCTGCATCATCTTCACCGGCTCCGGGGAGCGGGCCTTCTGCTCCGGCATGGACCTTAAAGAGGCCGCCGCCTCGCCCACATGGGGCAAGGCGCCGGCGCAGCCCCGCAAATCGCTGATGACCCCGCGCCAGGCAGCAGTCACTAAGCCCGTCATCGCTGCGGTGAACGGCATCTGCGTCGGCGGCGGGCAGATGTTCGTCTCTGATTGCGATATCGCCATCGCCTCCACGAACGCGACCTTCTCCAACCCGGGAGTCTCCATCGGGCAGCTGGCCGTCTATGCGCCCATCACCTGGTCCAAGTACGTCTCCTTCCAATCGCTCATGCGCATGATGCTCGTGGGGGGCGCCGAGCGCCTCTCTGCCCAGCAGGCCAAGGAGATGGGCATCGTCACCGAGGTAGTCCCCGCGGCCCAGCTGATGACCCGTTCCCGGGAGGTCGCGGCGATGATCGCCGCCAACTCGCCCACGGCGGTGCGGCAGGTGAAGAAGATCATGTGGGACTGCCTGGACCGCAATCTGACGGACGCCTTTGCCAACGGCCAGGCCATCATGCGCGCCTATATGGGCCACCCGGACAGCATCGAAGGCCCCAAGGCCTTTGCCGAAAAGCGCAAACCCAAATGGAGCGAAGAGTAGGGGCGATCAAGTGATCGCCCGTCTTTCTGGAGGCACGATGACGCAGGAGAAGCCGAAGACCTATATCACGCCCGAGATCAAGGCGCGCATCGGCGTGGAAGTGCCGGGACAGACGGCCGCGCCCATAGATGAGAGCGATATCCGCAAGTGGGCCATCGCCGTCTACTGGCCGGAGCAGCCGCCGCGCATCTTCTGGGACGCCGAGCACGCAAAGAAGACGCGCTGGAAGGGCATCATCGCTCCCCAGGAGATGAACGTCTTCACCTGGCCGGCCGAGCGTCCCAAGCAGCGCCTCTCCGCCGCAGGCACGGGCCAGCCCGGCACGCGCATCCTGAACGGCGGCTCTGAGTTCGAATACTTCGCCCCCATGCGCCCCGGCGACGTGATCTCCTCCAAGAGCAAGCTGGCCGAGGTCTTTGAGCGCGAGGGCCGCATGGGCTTGATGATGTTCCAGGTCACCCAGACCGATTTGACGAACCAGCGGGGCGAGCTGGTAAAGCGCAGCAAGACGACGCTTATCTTCTATTAACAGAGGCGAACCCATGGCACACGTCACCTTTGCGTCCGTCACTGAAGGGCAGGAGCTGCCCACCTTCCAGCGCACCACCGATTTCATGCACTGGAACCGCTACGCCGCCGTGAACGACGAATTCGTTCAGCTGCACATGGACGATGAGGCGGGCAAAAAGGTCGGCCAGAAGGGGGCCTTCGGCATGGGCAACCTCCAGGTGGCCTATCTGCACAACCTCCTGCGCCAGTGGGTGGGCGACGATTGCTGGATCAAGAAGTTCCGCTGTGAGCTGCGCGGCATGAACTTCAAGGGCGATACGCTCACCGCCAAGGGCAAGGTGCTCAAGAAGTATGAGCAGGGCGGTGAACGGCTGGTGGACCTGGAGCTGTGGACGGAGAATCAGACCGGCCAGAAGCTCTGCCCCGGCTCCGCCACGGTTGTCCTGTTCCAGTAGGAACACGGGAACCAGGACGTAAGGAATACCCAGATGGACTTTCGATTCACCGCAGAAGAAGAGGCCTTCCGCCAGGAAGTGCGCCGGTTCATCAAAGAGAACCTCACGGTTGAGATGACCAAGGGCGAAGGCGGCGGCCTGTGGAGCACGCCGGAGAAGCGCCGCTTCGCGAAGCTGATGTCCAAGAAGGGATGGATCGGCATCTCATGGCCCAAGGAGTACGGCGGCCAGGGAAGGCCGAGCATCTACCAGTACATCCTGACGGATGAGCTCTCGGCGGCCCTCGCGCCGCACACGGGCGGCGGTGTGGGAACCATCGGCACCACGCTGATGCACCACGCCGGCGAGGAGATGAAGCGGGACATCCTGCCGCGCATCATCGCCGCCGATATCGAGTTCGCCATCGGCTATTCGGAGCCGAACGCGGGGAGCGATCTAGCGGGCGTGGAGACGCGCGCCGAGCTGAAGGGCGACGATTACATCATCAACGGGCAGAAGCTGTGGACGAGTGCCGCGCACTTCGCCGATTACTTCTGGCTCGTGGTCCGCACGGACCAGAAGGCCCCGAAGCACAAGGGCATCAGCCTCTTCCTCTTTCCCATGAACGTCCCCGGCATCCGGATCGAGCCTATCTATAAGATCGGCGATATGCGGAACAACGTCGTCTACCTGGATAACGTCCGGGTGCCGCGCTCGGCCCTGGTGGGCCAGGAGAACAAGGGCTGGTACTACGTGGCTGAGGCGCTGGACCACGAGCGCTCGCACCTCTTCCCTTTCGGCCCCATCAAACGCTCCATGGACCGCCTGCGCGCCCTGGCCCACAGCGCCCCCGACTCCATCAAGGGGACGCCCTACTGGAAGGTCCTGCGCCACCGCGTGGCGGAGCGTGAAATCGAGACGCAGGTACAGCACGTCTTCAGCCTGCGGGTGCTGGACATCGAGCGGCGCAAGGGCGTGGCGAACGTGGAGGCCTCCATCAGCAAGGTCTTCGGCACCGAGCTCCAGATACGCCTGGCCCAGACGAACTACCAGCTGGCCAGCCACTTTGGCGAGCTGCGCCACGGGTCAAAGCACCACGTTGTGGGCGACGTCGTCGGCGATATGGCTCGCGCCTACGAGGCCTCGCTGATCCCCCCTGTGGCTGGCGGCGCGAACGAGATCAACCGCACCGTCATTGCGACGCGCGGCCTAGGCCTGCCCAGGGGCTAGGCGCGCAACAAAAAGCGCCCCGGCCTTCGCCGGAGCGCTTTCGCGTAAGGCGGTCAGGCGGGTCTAGTGCGCGTGCTCAGCAGCCTCTGCGGCATCAGCCTCGGCTTTGGTCTTGTGGATGGTGCCGTGCGGGTGCTGCGGCGGCGAGTAGATGGTGTAGAGCTTCAGCTTTTTCGTCTTGGATGTGTTCACGATGTTGTGCTTGGTTCCGGCCGGGATGACCGCCGCCCAATCGCTCTTCAGGATGTGCGCTTTGCCGTTCAGGATCGCCTTGCCTTCACCCTCTTCCACTCGGATGAACTGATCGAGGTTGGTGTGGACCTCCATGCCGATCTCCTCGCCGGCCTTCAGGCTCATCACTACCAGCTGGCTGTGCTTGGCCGTGAAGAGGACCTTGCGGAAATTCACGTTCGCCATCGTCGCTTTTTCGATATTGACTACATATCCGGCCATCGGATGCTCCTCTGTTGTATTAACATTATAGATAATAATTTCTTGTGGATAACTATTATCTATTGGTTTCGATTATACTGTATATGCACCCACTGTCAAGCGGGGGCTGGAAAGAGATAGGTGCTCGAGTGGCACAGAAGATCGCGCCTGAGACAGAAGAGCGGATAGCCAAGCTGGTTGAGCGCCTGCGCGCGGAGGGCTTCCGCGTCACGCCGCAGCGGCTGGAAGTGCTGCGCCTGCTTCTGACCACGGACAGGCATCCCAGCGCCGAAGACCTCTATGACCAGCTGAAGCGGCGCTTCCCTACGCTGAGCCTGGCTACCGTGTATAAGACCATGGAGACCCTGCGCTCTATGGGCGAAGTGCTCTATCTGGAGTTCAAGGAGGGTAGCACCCGGTATGACGGCCGTTTCCCCTACCCGCATACGCACCTCATCTGCTCTTCCTGCGGCCTGATCGAGGACCTGATCCACGACCCCGTGACCGCTGACGTGAACAAGGCCGTGACCCAATCCGGGTTCGCCCTCTCCAAGTACCGCTTTGACCTCTACGGCTTGTGCAAGGACTGCCAGAAGGCGCCGGGCCGCGCCACCGTCTCCAAACCGGCGTAGCAGACTCCTTCCTGCCTTGCTGTTTCACTGTGCTATCATTCGCCCATCGCGCAGACTAGTTTGAATCGAGGGATAAGATGGCGCTCGATACGATTATCAAAGACGGTTTAGTGGTTGACGGCACTGGCCAAAAGGCATACCACGGCAGCGTGGGCATCAAAGGCGGCAAGATCGTTGCCACCGGCAAAATCACTGACTCCGCCAAGAAGACGATAAACGCCGATGGCCTCGTCGTCGCCCCAGGCTTCTGGGACGCGCACACGCACTATGACGCGCAGCTGCTCTGGGATCCTATCGCCTCCTCTTCAAGCTGGCACGGCGTCACCTCCGTCATCATGGGCAACTGCGGCTTCAGCATCGCGCCCTGCCAGGAAAGAGACCAGGAGTGGATGGTCAAGACCCTCGCTCGGGTTGAGGGCATGCCCGTTGAATTGCTCAAGAAGACCCTTCCCTGGCCGTGGGGGACGTTCAAGCAATACCTGGACCGGCTGGACGGGCACATCGCCGTCAACGCCATGGGCCAGGTGGGCCACACGGCCGTGCGACGCTATGTGATGGGCGAAGATTCGTCCAAGCGCTCGGCCAAGCCGGAAGAGATCACCAAGATGCGCAAGGTGCTGGACGAGTCCTACCGCGCAGGCGGCTTCGGCCTCTCCACCTCGCGCTCGCCGACGCACTGGGACGGCGACGGCAACCCCGTGCCGAGCCGCGTGGCCGCCCTGGACGAGTACATGACGCTTTGCGAAGAGATGAAGGGCACCACCATCGGCTTCGTCGAGATGGCGGGCGGCAACGACTTCAGCCGCGCGAACCCGGAGGGCATGGCCCGGCTCGTGGAGCTGACTAAACGCAGCGGACGCCCCGTCTGCTGGAGCTCCATCTCCCAGAACATCAGTGACCCCCAAGGCTATAAGAAGCACCTGCAGATGCTCAAGGATTACAACGCCAACGGCGTCCCGTTCTTCGCCCTGGGCCATACCCAGACCGACGACTTTGAGTTCAAGTTCGATTTCACCAACGTCTTCGATCGGTGGAACACCTGGCAACGGCTGGCGTTGGAGCCGGTGGAGACCAAGAAGCGCCTGATGAAGGATCCGGCCTACCGCGCCAAGCTGCGCGAGGAGATGAAGACCGACACGATGCAGGGCCTGGCGACGAACTGGGGCCGCATCATACTTGTGCGCTCGACAACCGGGAAGTACAAGAAGTACGAGATGAAGCTCGTCACGGAGATCGCGAAGGATATGGGCAAGGACCCGCTGGATTGCGCCTTCGACATCGCTCTGGATGAGAACCTCCTCACCCACTTCCGCCTGTTGGATTCCCGCTCCCCGAACCCGGAGACGATGATGGAGATCCTGGCCAACGACCACGTCGCCGCGGGCTTCACCGATGCGGGCGCGCACCTCATCACCGAAGTGAACACCGGCTTCGCCACGCGCCTTCTAGGCTATTGGGTCCGTGAGCGAAAGCTCATCTCCCTGGAGACGGCGGTACGGAAACTATCGGCCATCACGCCGGAAGAGTCCGGCATCAAAGACCGCGGCCACATCAAAGAGGGCGAATGGGCCGATATCACGATCTTCGACCCCAAAACTGTGGACGCCAGCGATCGCGTCTTCACGAACGACCTGCCCGGCGGGCTCACGCGCTTGGTGCAGTATGCCAAGGGCATCGAATACGTCATGGTCAACGGCGAAGTGACCCTCCAGGGCGGCAAGCATACCGGCGCCCTTTCGGGCAAGACGATCAGAAATACAAAGAAATGAGCCGCAGGGGGCGGGCGCAAGCTC includes:
- a CDS encoding enoyl-CoA hydratase/isomerase family protein → MSLEEIVVEKGEGVATITLNRPDRLNSVTQKMINEDLPRIWSDLEHDKKVRCIIFTGSGERAFCSGMDLKEAAASPTWGKAPAQPRKSLMTPRQAAVTKPVIAAVNGICVGGGQMFVSDCDIAIASTNATFSNPGVSIGQLAVYAPITWSKYVSFQSLMRMMLVGGAERLSAQQAKEMGIVTEVVPAAQLMTRSREVAAMIAANSPTAVRQVKKIMWDCLDRNLTDAFANGQAIMRAYMGHPDSIEGPKAFAEKRKPKWSEE
- a CDS encoding acyl-CoA dehydrogenase, which codes for MDFRLTSDQEAFVGDVRRFLDAELTPEAVEEVASEERMGPNAKAVLLKMAQRGWLSLHWPKDYHGGGRTAMERFLLTDELAYRGAPGAANSNTGGRIVAPTLTMFGTREQCDRFLPPIARGEIDFALGYTEPNAGSDLANLQMRADLDGDAYVVTGTKFFNTACHYAEYHWLAVRTDQSAPKHKGISLMMVDLKSPGIEIRPIWTMAGDRTNAVSYDRVRVPRGNVVGEPGQGFYYMAKALEFERMFVSGDLRRYFEQLLAALKQERAKGRDRLSDPLVRHSLAQLAVEMQIVRLFTYRVAWALTVGRSPGRESSIVKLFKTDLAQKMARAGIHALGLHGQLEPEAPHAPMRGRAERYYLQSVSASITGGSSEVQRNVIAQRGLGLPR
- a CDS encoding transcriptional repressor yields the protein MHPLSSGGWKEIGARVAQKIAPETEERIAKLVERLRAEGFRVTPQRLEVLRLLLTTDRHPSAEDLYDQLKRRFPTLSLATVYKTMETLRSMGEVLYLEFKEGSTRYDGRFPYPHTHLICSSCGLIEDLIHDPVTADVNKAVTQSGFALSKYRFDLYGLCKDCQKAPGRATVSKPA
- a CDS encoding amidohydrolase family protein, yielding MALDTIIKDGLVVDGTGQKAYHGSVGIKGGKIVATGKITDSAKKTINADGLVVAPGFWDAHTHYDAQLLWDPIASSSSWHGVTSVIMGNCGFSIAPCQERDQEWMVKTLARVEGMPVELLKKTLPWPWGTFKQYLDRLDGHIAVNAMGQVGHTAVRRYVMGEDSSKRSAKPEEITKMRKVLDESYRAGGFGLSTSRSPTHWDGDGNPVPSRVAALDEYMTLCEEMKGTTIGFVEMAGGNDFSRANPEGMARLVELTKRSGRPVCWSSISQNISDPQGYKKHLQMLKDYNANGVPFFALGHTQTDDFEFKFDFTNVFDRWNTWQRLALEPVETKKRLMKDPAYRAKLREEMKTDTMQGLATNWGRIILVRSTTGKYKKYEMKLVTEIAKDMGKDPLDCAFDIALDENLLTHFRLLDSRSPNPETMMEILANDHVAAGFTDAGAHLITEVNTGFATRLLGYWVRERKLISLETAVRKLSAITPEESGIKDRGHIKEGEWADITIFDPKTVDASDRVFTNDLPGGLTRLVQYAKGIEYVMVNGEVTLQGGKHTGALSGKTIRNTKK
- a CDS encoding cupin domain-containing protein, which codes for MAGYVVNIEKATMANVNFRKVLFTAKHSQLVVMSLKAGEEIGMEVHTNLDQFIRVEEGEGKAILNGKAHILKSDWAAVIPAGTKHNIVNTSKTKKLKLYTIYSPPQHPHGTIHKTKAEADAAEAAEHAH
- a CDS encoding MaoC family dehydratase; amino-acid sequence: MTQEKPKTYITPEIKARIGVEVPGQTAAPIDESDIRKWAIAVYWPEQPPRIFWDAEHAKKTRWKGIIAPQEMNVFTWPAERPKQRLSAAGTGQPGTRILNGGSEFEYFAPMRPGDVISSKSKLAEVFEREGRMGLMMFQVTQTDLTNQRGELVKRSKTTLIFY
- a CDS encoding acyl-CoA dehydrogenase → MDFRFTAEEEAFRQEVRRFIKENLTVEMTKGEGGGLWSTPEKRRFAKLMSKKGWIGISWPKEYGGQGRPSIYQYILTDELSAALAPHTGGGVGTIGTTLMHHAGEEMKRDILPRIIAADIEFAIGYSEPNAGSDLAGVETRAELKGDDYIINGQKLWTSAAHFADYFWLVVRTDQKAPKHKGISLFLFPMNVPGIRIEPIYKIGDMRNNVVYLDNVRVPRSALVGQENKGWYYVAEALDHERSHLFPFGPIKRSMDRLRALAHSAPDSIKGTPYWKVLRHRVAEREIETQVQHVFSLRVLDIERRKGVANVEASISKVFGTELQIRLAQTNYQLASHFGELRHGSKHHVVGDVVGDMARAYEASLIPPVAGGANEINRTVIATRGLGLPRG